A genomic stretch from Blastopirellula sediminis includes:
- the rimI gene encoding ribosomal protein S18-alanine N-acetyltransferase, protein MILSGLRELPVHIRWMIRRDMAEVLQIERASFEFPWGEDDFIQCLRQRNCIGMVAEHDERIVGFMIYQLHRTRLHVMNFAVDPACRRLAIGSQMVAKLASKLSPHRRSQILLEVRETNLDAQLFFRKEGFRAISVLRDFYEDTTEDAYLMQYRFQQPVEAETASPIARLAG, encoded by the coding sequence ATGATTCTCTCTGGACTACGAGAACTGCCGGTTCACATTCGATGGATGATCCGCCGCGACATGGCGGAAGTGTTGCAGATTGAACGCGCCAGTTTCGAGTTTCCCTGGGGGGAAGACGACTTCATTCAATGCCTTCGCCAGCGCAACTGCATCGGCATGGTGGCCGAGCATGACGAGCGCATCGTCGGCTTCATGATTTATCAGCTTCATCGCACGCGTCTGCACGTGATGAACTTTGCGGTCGATCCGGCCTGCCGTCGCCTGGCGATCGGCTCGCAGATGGTCGCCAAGCTGGCCAGCAAATTGTCGCCGCATCGCCGGTCGCAGATCTTGTTGGAAGTTCGCGAGACGAACCTCGACGCCCAGCTCTTCTTCCGCAAAGAAGGTTTCCGGGCGATCTCGGTCCTACGAGATTTTTACGAAGACACGACCGAAGACGCTTACCTGATGCAATATCGGTTCCAGCAACCGGTCGAAGCCGAAACCGCGTCGCCGATCGCTCGGCTGGCCGGTTAA
- a CDS encoding transposase — MERQLWRSILAAFREIGKPRFDPRSTFTVIEVVRVWFWAVIHDRPISWACERENWPIHERRQRLPSNATMSRRMRSHDVRSFLKEVEDRVLRSTSTACRTWFIDGKPLAISGCSKDKQATYGRATGGKAKGYKLHLIFGKDGTIGDWRMASMKDDEREIARRILRTTTIQGRLVADGNYDSNKLFDICDERGDIELIAPRRYGPGKGFGHRPQTAGRLRSKEILEDSDPRIAQQILDERVAIERFFGNLTNWGGGLACLPAWARTYRRVRRWVQAKLILNGLKRRKPQAT, encoded by the coding sequence ATGGAACGCCAACTCTGGAGATCGATTCTCGCTGCGTTTCGCGAGATTGGCAAGCCGCGGTTTGATCCGCGCAGCACGTTTACCGTCATCGAGGTCGTGCGGGTTTGGTTCTGGGCGGTGATTCATGACCGCCCGATTAGTTGGGCCTGCGAACGCGAGAACTGGCCGATTCATGAGCGACGTCAACGGTTGCCGTCGAACGCGACGATGTCGCGTCGCATGCGTTCGCATGACGTCCGTTCGTTTCTCAAAGAGGTTGAAGATCGCGTGCTGAGATCTACGTCGACCGCGTGTCGAACCTGGTTTATCGACGGCAAGCCCCTCGCGATCAGCGGCTGCTCGAAAGACAAGCAAGCGACGTACGGTCGAGCGACCGGCGGTAAAGCGAAAGGCTACAAACTGCACTTAATCTTCGGAAAAGACGGCACGATCGGCGACTGGAGAATGGCGTCGATGAAGGACGACGAACGGGAGATCGCTCGCCGAATACTGCGTACCACAACCATCCAAGGACGTCTGGTCGCGGACGGCAACTACGACTCGAATAAGCTGTTCGACATCTGCGACGAGCGGGGCGACATTGAACTGATCGCCCCGCGTCGTTACGGACCAGGCAAAGGGTTCGGGCATCGTCCGCAAACGGCCGGCCGACTGCGTTCGAAGGAAATTCTGGAAGACTCGGATCCGCGAATCGCGCAACAGATCCTGGACGAACGCGTGGCGATCGAACGCTTCTTCGGCAACTTAACGAATTGGGGCGGCGGGCTCGCATGCCTACCGGCCTGGGCCAGAACCTACCGCCGCGTCCGCCGCTGGGTCCAAGCCAAACTGATCCTCAACGGCCTCAAACGGCGAAAACCGCAAGCGACTTAG
- a CDS encoding GNAT family N-acetyltransferase produces MATIRANWRKLWLETPYASFFQTLDWLRIYWRHFGRDQHLRVLVVLEAEQIIGIVPLTVVVESTRLGNVRVLTYPLSEWGSYYGPLGVDRHKVLGAACRHLRETPRDWDLFDLRWVPIDDIEEDHSYGAMSSGGLAPHRGVWNETSLIDLPESWEKYLGTRSPKFRSEIRRKTRRIRRQGRMEMVRYRPAGLAAGDGDPRWDLFGQAYHIALSSWQGSAHTGNTLSQPDVSGFFRETHKAAAELGMLDLCLIYVDGRPAAFLYNYHRCGDVYGLRRGSMPEIHELGIGTVATALTIEDSCNRRDRLIDLGAGSIHAKRSWLTRLAPIGRVTHYPSFEPKSQMLRLTHWWKNGRPTRNADQTRAQQTADLL; encoded by the coding sequence TTGGCGACGATACGCGCCAACTGGCGGAAGTTATGGCTCGAGACTCCGTACGCGAGCTTCTTCCAAACGCTGGATTGGCTTCGAATTTACTGGCGGCATTTTGGCCGCGATCAACATCTGCGCGTTCTGGTGGTCCTGGAAGCGGAGCAGATTATCGGCATCGTTCCGCTGACGGTCGTCGTTGAGTCGACTCGGTTGGGGAACGTTCGCGTGTTGACCTATCCGCTCTCGGAATGGGGAAGCTACTACGGACCGCTGGGCGTCGATCGACACAAGGTCCTTGGCGCCGCATGCCGCCATCTGCGGGAGACTCCCCGCGATTGGGATCTGTTCGATCTCCGCTGGGTGCCGATCGACGACATCGAAGAAGATCATTCGTATGGCGCCATGTCGAGCGGCGGACTCGCCCCGCATCGCGGCGTTTGGAACGAAACGTCGCTGATTGATCTGCCGGAGAGTTGGGAAAAATACCTGGGGACGCGCAGTCCGAAGTTTCGGAGCGAGATTCGTCGCAAGACGCGGCGGATTCGGCGTCAGGGGCGGATGGAAATGGTCCGCTACCGACCTGCCGGTCTCGCGGCTGGCGACGGTGATCCCCGTTGGGATCTCTTCGGTCAGGCGTATCACATCGCATTGTCCAGCTGGCAAGGATCGGCCCATACCGGCAACACCCTTTCGCAGCCCGACGTGAGCGGCTTCTTTCGGGAAACGCATAAGGCCGCGGCCGAACTGGGGATGCTCGATCTCTGCCTGATCTACGTGGATGGTCGACCAGCGGCGTTTCTTTACAACTATCATCGCTGCGGCGACGTTTATGGACTGCGCCGCGGCAGCATGCCGGAGATCCACGAACTGGGGATCGGCACGGTGGCGACCGCGTTGACGATCGAAGATAGCTGCAACCGCCGCGATCGTTTGATCGACCTGGGCGCCGGATCGATTCACGCCAAGCGGAGTTGGCTGACGCGACTCGCCCCGATTGGCCGCGTGACCCATTACCCGTCGTTTGAGCCGAAAAGCCAGATGCTACGGCTGACGCATTGGTGGAAGAACGGCCGCCCGACCCGAAACGCCGATCAGACCCGAGCCCAGCAAACGGCCGATTTGCTGTAG